The window CCGATATCATATTTATCCGTTTTTGCGGTGATTTCCGCAATATCTATGATATCCAATTCCTCAATCTCTGCCGCAGTAGACAGCGCAGTGATCTCTGAGGATGAACCACGTTCGATTAGGTCATTGTACATTTGCTGCAGGGCATTGGTAGTGAATTCACCCCTGCCTTTACTGGCTGCCGGGTTAGCCAGGTTATATTTATCAGTGAGTTCCTTCATGATGTCCATATGGGACTGTTCACTGCCACTGATGACATTCAGGACAGAAGAACCCCATTTGTCGTAGAAGTTTTGGTAGACGTCTCTGGCTAATTTTTCCAACTCATAGATATAAAGAATTCCTTCTTTATCAGCGTCCGTTAATGTTGGGGTTGTGGTTGGAGAAACGTTGCCATTGTTTGTTGCCTGGGAACACGCTGACAATACCAACATAGAAATTAACGCGATAACCAACAGAAGATAACTGATTCGTTTTAACATAACAGAACCTCCCACCAATGATATTATACTCCGGAAGTCAGATAGTAGTTAGTCGTAGCCAGCGGGGGAAATTTCAAATCTTAAATACCAAATCCCAAACAATATTTAAACCCAATATAAAATAACCAAAACGAGATACCAAGAGTGCTTTGTCACTTCACTCCTCGCGATGATGTGACAGCGGTATTGGATTATTTTAATATAGGACAGCAGTGCTTAGGATTTCCGACGGTTAACGGCAAGGTAGCCAAGGCCGTCCCGCAGGTGCAGCGGTTTGAAACCGAAGTCTTTCTCCACCGCGTCAGGATCGGTCACATTCGGGATTTCCATGGACTTGAACTCCACCATAGTTACCGGCGGGTTGCGGAGGATGGCATCCATGACGGCTACACCTGGCCGCATCAGCCACTTTGGTACGTGGATTTTGCTCTTCTTTACACCCATCGCCCGTAATATCTCATCGATCAGCGCATCGTAAGTCACGATCTCCGGCCCGCCGATCTGGCAGGTCTCGCCACGTTTTTCTCCGGCCACCAGCTTCATGACGCAGGTCACCACGTCGCCTACCCATATCGGTTGCAGCCTGGTTTTGCCGTCGCCGGCGATGGGTACGATGAACGGCACCATGCGGATGGAGCGGAGCAGGGAGACGATGAAGCCGGCGCCCTGGCCGAACATGACCGAGGGCTGGAGCATTGAGAAATCCAATCCGCTGTTCCTGACCGCCTCCATGCCCAGCCATTTCGAGTGGAGATATTTGTATGCGGGGTCGGGGGTGGCGCCCAAAGCACCCATGTGGATAAAGCGCTTCACCCCGGCGCTTTTGGCGGCGTTGAGCACGTTCTGTGTGCCTTCCACGTTCACCTTGTGGAACGTGTTTCGCCCGGACTCCCGGATGACGGCCACCAGGTGGACGACGGTATCGACGCCGTCCATGGCGGCGCGCAGGCTGTCCGGGTCGGCGACGTTGCCGACGGCAAGCTCACAGCCGGGGGCTTTGATACGGGCGCCCTCCGCCTCGTTAGTGATCAGGCAACGCAGCTTGTGGCCATCCTTCTGCAACCGGGGAATCAGATGGCTGGCTACAAAGCCGCTGGCACCAGTGATAAGTATCATCGCTGTCCTCCTAAAGCAGAATCGATTTAAGTATAGCGCGAAAAAGATGGATGGGATAGGGGGTAGGGACGATAATGCCGATATGGGATCTAGTAGCGCTCGATTTTCGCGATAAAGCGTAATAGGAATGACGCTTGAAGTGATATAATCGAAATCGAAAGGAACCAGCCATGCATCCAGCTCTTCTTTGGGAAAAGTTGCCGGAAAATCGGGTTAAGTGCCACACCTGCCAGTGGTATTGTGAGATCAACGACGGCAAGTCGGGCGTCTGCCGCATGTATAAGAATGAAGGCGGGGAGCTTTTTAACCTCAATTATGCCAGGATTTCCTCGATAGCCGTCGATCCGATCGAAAAGAAACCTTTGTACCACTTCCATCCCGGCACCACGGTCTTCTCCCTCGGCAGTTGGGGCTGCAACTTCCACTGCAAAGGCTGCCAGAACTGGGAGATCGCCTGCCCGGAAACGGATGAGGGATTGCAGCAATCCCGCGAGATAATGCCCGCCCAGGCAGTGGGCACGGCTGAGAATTCAGGCTGCGCCGGCATTGCCTGGACCTATAACGAGCCTTCGATCTGGCTGGAATACACCCTGGAATCGGCGAAACTGGCCAAAGAGAAGGGGCTTTATACCGTCTATGTCACCAACGGATACGCGTCCCATGAACACCTCGATGCCATCGGGCCGTACCTCGACGCCTGGCGGGTGGACGTCAAGGGTTTCCGCGACGATACTTATAAGAAGATCGGGCGCATTCCGCACTTCGAAGGCATCCTCAGCATGGCCGAACGGGCTAAGGACAAATGGGGCATGCACGTGGAGGTGGTGACCAACGTCATCCCCGGCGTCAACGATGACGATGCCCAGATTTCCGGCATCGCCGACTGGATAGCCCGGAAGCTGGGAAAAGACACCCCCTGGCACATCACCCGTTTCCACCCTCACCGGCAGATGCGGGACTATCCGGCCACCTCGATGGAAACGCTGGAACACGCCTGGGAACACGGCAAAGCGGCGGGTTTGAAGTTCGTCTACCTGGGCAACGTGCCGGGCGACGGGCGCTCGAACACTGTCTGCTATCAGTGCGGTAAAACGGCGGTGGAGCGATCTGGTTTCAGTGCCAGAGTCACCGGACTCGATGTAGGCAAGTGTAAGTATTGCGGTGCGGAGTTAAACTTTCGAGTTTAACTATGACCAAGACACAAGATACAATAACCAATAACCAAGCCAATTCTAATAGCCAATTCAAAATAATCTAACATGTTTGGAATTTGTCTCTTGGTTATTGGTGATTGCGAGCAAGGAGCGAGACTATGGCTATGATACGGCATCCCATCGCCTCCGGGAGATTTTATCCCGGGACCGCTGAAAGTCTTAGAGCTCTTATCGAATCGTTCGTCGAGAGGGTGGAGGATAAGATCGATGCTGCGGGTATTATCTCGCCTCACGCCGGGTATATTTATTCCGGGGGTGTGGCGGCTTCGGTCATCGCTCGTATCGAACCGGCGGATACCTATGTTCTGATCGGCCCCAATCATACCGGCATGGGCAAACCGTTCTCCATCATGACCGTCGGTTCATGGGAGACACCGCTGGGGGAGGTGCCTATCGATTCAGCACTGGCACAGAATATCCTGGCTACCTCCAAGTATCTTCAGGAGGACCGCACCGCTCATCAAGGTGAGCATTCCATCGAAGTCCAACTGCCGCTACTGCAATATTTCAAACCCGATCTCAAGATCGTACCCATCGTTTTAGCGGTGGCTACTCTGGAAGTCTACCGGGAGATCGCGCGCAGCATCGCCCAGGCGATCAAGGAATCGCCGGGAAAGAAAATAGTCATCGTGGCTTCGTCGGATATGAGCCATTACGAACCCCAGGAGACGGCGGCGGCCAAGGATAAACGGGCCATAGAGGTGATCCTGCAGATGGACGAGGCTGCTCTTCTCGATAGGGTGGTAAAAGAACGCATCTCCATGTGCGGCTACGCCCCGGCGGTGACCATGCTGGCCGCCGCCAAGGAACTCGGCGCCACAAGCGCCGAACTGGTGCGTTACCAGACGTCCGGCGACGCTTCCGGGGATTACTCCTCCGTAGTCGGTTACGCCGGGTTGATCGTCCCCCGCCACGAGATGTCGCCTCTGGTCAAACTGGCCAAAGAAACTGTCGAAACCTACGTCAGGGAACATCGCGCCGTCAAACCGCCGGAAGAACTCATACCGGAAATGAAAGAAAAGGCCGGTGTCTTTGTCTCTATCAAGAAGGATGGCCAGTTGCGGGGTTGCATCGGCACCTTCGAACCATCGCGTCCGAATATCGCCGAAGAGATCATCGCCAACGCCATCTCCGCCGCCACCCGGGATCCCCGCTTCCTGCCTATTTCTCCCGACGAACTGGAACACCTATCTTTCAGCGTGGATGTCCTGACACCACCGGAACCGGCGGAATTTGGAGACCTCGATCCCAAGAAATACGGTGTCATCGCCGAATACGGCTGGAAACGGGGTCTGCTCCTGCCCGATCTGGAAGGGGTCGATACCGCCAAGGATCAGGTGAGCATATGCTGCCAGAAGGCCGGTATAAGTCCCGGCGAGCCGGTTAAGCTGTCCAGGTTCCAGGTGAAAAGATACCGGTAAATACATAAATCGATCTCAAGTTGAAAACGGGCCACTACCGGCATATCATCTGCTCGACTGACCATCCCCAGGAAGTCATGGATATAATCCGAGAGAGGCTGAAAAATGCCACGGGACATGTTCGAAGCGCATTTTGAAAAACTGAGAGACGAAACGGCGCCGCTGGCGGCGCGGATGCGGCCCCAAACCCTCGACGAATACGTCGGGCAGGAACACCTGGTGGGGGAGGGGCGGGCGCTCAGGCGGGCTATCGATGCGGGCGAACTGCCGTCCATCATCCTGTGGGGGCCGCCGGGTTCTGGCAAGACGACGCTGTCTCACCTCATGGCCGGAGCCAGTAAAGCCTATTTCGCCCAGGTGAGCGCCGTCAGCGCTGGGGTGGCGGACCTGCGGAAGATCATCGAAGAGGCCAAGCAGCGCCGACTGTCGCAGCACCAGAAAACCATCCTCTTCATCGACGAGATCCACCGCTTCAACAAGGGGCAGCAGGATACCATTTTACCCTACGTGGAGGACGGCACAGTGACCCTCATCGGCGCCACCACCGAGAATCCTTCCTTCGAGGTCATTTCACCGCTCTTATCGCGCGCCCGCACTTATGTCCTGAAGGGACTGACCGGCGAGCAGATGAAGCTTATCCTCAGCCGGGCTATCGCCGATGTTGAACGGGGTATCGGCAACTCCAACGTGGAATTATCGGAAGAGGCCGCCGATCATATCGTCAACCTGGCCAGCGGAGATGCCCGGATAGCGCTGAATATCCTGGAACTGGCCGCCCGAACCACACCTGTCGATGAGGCGGGCAAACGGCAGATCACACTTGAAGCCATCGAGGACGCAGCCCAGGCCAAGACGCTGCTTTACGACCGCGCCGGCGAGCAGCACTACGATATTATCTCGGCTTTACATAAGTCTATGCGCGGTTCCGATCCGGACGCTTCCTTATATTGGCTGGGACGTATGTTGGAGGCGGGAGAAGACCCGCTATACGTCGTTCGCCGCCTGATCCGCTTCGCCTCGGAGGATGTGGGTATGGCCGACCCCCAGGCGCTCGTCGTAGCTATGGCGGCGCAGCAGGCGGTCCATTTCGTCGGCATGCCGGAATGCAACGTGGCACTGGCACAACTGGTGGTCTATCTGGCCACTGCGCCTAAGAGTAACTCTCTCTACAAGGGATATAAACGGGTGCAGGAAACTATC is drawn from Dehalogenimonas sp. THU2 and contains these coding sequences:
- a CDS encoding DUF2202 domain-containing protein, which translates into the protein MLKRISYLLLVIALISMLVLSACSQATNNGNVSPTTTPTLTDADKEGILYIYELEKLARDVYQNFYDKWGSSVLNVISGSEQSHMDIMKELTDKYNLANPAASKGRGEFTTNALQQMYNDLIERGSSSEITALSTAAEIEELDIIDIAEITAKTDKYDIGSALNKLTEGSENHLGIFTAKLKEQGVIYQPQHLSQQDFNQIIAMVTTPGTTSTPIVATFSELALKGKLSYNNNCFNCHGNSLSTGPTSSATLSSYQNAQQLLLKISTMPTSGQQYQWEVLSYLLLEHKWVSGDEIFNRDNLSQILLSP
- a CDS encoding complex I NDUFA9 subunit family protein, with the translated sequence MILITGASGFVASHLIPRLQKDGHKLRCLITNEAEGARIKAPGCELAVGNVADPDSLRAAMDGVDTVVHLVAVIRESGRNTFHKVNVEGTQNVLNAAKSAGVKRFIHMGALGATPDPAYKYLHSKWLGMEAVRNSGLDFSMLQPSVMFGQGAGFIVSLLRSIRMVPFIVPIAGDGKTRLQPIWVGDVVTCVMKLVAGEKRGETCQIGGPEIVTYDALIDEILRAMGVKKSKIHVPKWLMRPGVAVMDAILRNPPVTMVEFKSMEIPNVTDPDAVEKDFGFKPLHLRDGLGYLAVNRRKS
- the amrS gene encoding AmmeMemoRadiSam system radical SAM enzyme, which codes for MHPALLWEKLPENRVKCHTCQWYCEINDGKSGVCRMYKNEGGELFNLNYARISSIAVDPIEKKPLYHFHPGTTVFSLGSWGCNFHCKGCQNWEIACPETDEGLQQSREIMPAQAVGTAENSGCAGIAWTYNEPSIWLEYTLESAKLAKEKGLYTVYVTNGYASHEHLDAIGPYLDAWRVDVKGFRDDTYKKIGRIPHFEGILSMAERAKDKWGMHVEVVTNVIPGVNDDDAQISGIADWIARKLGKDTPWHITRFHPHRQMRDYPATSMETLEHAWEHGKAAGLKFVYLGNVPGDGRSNTVCYQCGKTAVERSGFSARVTGLDVGKCKYCGAELNFRV
- the amrB gene encoding AmmeMemoRadiSam system protein B, which translates into the protein MAMIRHPIASGRFYPGTAESLRALIESFVERVEDKIDAAGIISPHAGYIYSGGVAASVIARIEPADTYVLIGPNHTGMGKPFSIMTVGSWETPLGEVPIDSALAQNILATSKYLQEDRTAHQGEHSIEVQLPLLQYFKPDLKIVPIVLAVATLEVYREIARSIAQAIKESPGKKIVIVASSDMSHYEPQETAAAKDKRAIEVILQMDEAALLDRVVKERISMCGYAPAVTMLAAAKELGATSAELVRYQTSGDASGDYSSVVGYAGLIVPRHEMSPLVKLAKETVETYVREHRAVKPPEELIPEMKEKAGVFVSIKKDGQLRGCIGTFEPSRPNIAEEIIANAISAATRDPRFLPISPDELEHLSFSVDVLTPPEPAEFGDLDPKKYGVIAEYGWKRGLLLPDLEGVDTAKDQVSICCQKAGISPGEPVKLSRFQVKRYR
- a CDS encoding replication-associated recombination protein A is translated as MPRDMFEAHFEKLRDETAPLAARMRPQTLDEYVGQEHLVGEGRALRRAIDAGELPSIILWGPPGSGKTTLSHLMAGASKAYFAQVSAVSAGVADLRKIIEEAKQRRLSQHQKTILFIDEIHRFNKGQQDTILPYVEDGTVTLIGATTENPSFEVISPLLSRARTYVLKGLTGEQMKLILSRAIADVERGIGNSNVELSEEAADHIVNLASGDARIALNILELAARTTPVDEAGKRQITLEAIEDAAQAKTLLYDRAGEQHYDIISALHKSMRGSDPDASLYWLGRMLEAGEDPLYVVRRLIRFASEDVGMADPQALVVAMAAQQAVHFVGMPECNVALAQLVVYLATAPKSNSLYKGYKRVQETIAKNPIEPVPLHLRNAATGLMKDLGYGKGYKYAHDFPGGFVRQQNLPDSLKDKKFYLPTEIGFEKTINARLKAWFGDNIDNNEG